One Terriglobales bacterium genomic region harbors:
- a CDS encoding aminopeptidase: MIQSKETLSNLATLEFDPELSIGARNAVNVCLRIQPQEKVTLITDVACREIAGALAREIQGVGSALSIFVLEEVATRPLSGMPPEILGDMETSQVSIFAAQVQTNELRSRMQMTEVVNRRKMRHAHMVNINRQIMLEGMRADFLRVDRISMKIWQLVSRAKAIDAKTPAGTDIHADLNPHYRWLKTSGLISPEKWGNLPGGEVFTTPGEVNGTFVIDGVVGDYLCSKFGNLRANPLTIRIKENRLTEAFSDNKELENDFWRYTHTDENSDRVGEFAIGTNIELKGVIGHILQDEKLPGIHIAFGNPYGEHTGADWYSSTHIDVVGTNFDIWVDGLPIMRRGQFLIEA, translated from the coding sequence ATGATTCAGTCGAAAGAGACACTAAGCAATCTGGCAACCCTCGAGTTTGATCCTGAACTTTCCATAGGGGCCCGCAATGCAGTGAACGTGTGCCTGCGTATACAGCCGCAGGAGAAGGTCACGCTGATTACCGATGTGGCGTGCCGGGAGATCGCGGGTGCCCTGGCGCGCGAGATCCAGGGTGTGGGATCGGCGCTCAGCATTTTTGTCCTGGAAGAGGTTGCGACCCGGCCGCTGAGTGGCATGCCCCCGGAAATCCTGGGCGACATGGAAACCAGCCAGGTCAGTATCTTCGCTGCGCAGGTACAGACGAACGAGTTGCGTTCCCGCATGCAGATGACAGAAGTGGTGAACCGGCGAAAGATGCGCCACGCGCACATGGTCAACATCAACCGGCAAATAATGCTGGAAGGTATGCGGGCAGATTTTCTGAGGGTCGATCGCATCAGTATGAAAATTTGGCAACTCGTGAGCCGAGCAAAGGCTATTGATGCCAAGACTCCAGCGGGAACCGATATCCATGCCGATTTGAACCCTCACTATCGTTGGCTCAAGACCAGTGGCCTGATCAGTCCGGAAAAGTGGGGAAACCTGCCCGGTGGAGAGGTGTTCACCACACCGGGAGAGGTGAACGGAACCTTTGTGATCGATGGCGTGGTGGGCGACTATCTGTGTTCGAAATTCGGCAACCTGCGAGCGAATCCGCTGACCATACGAATCAAAGAAAATCGTTTGACCGAGGCGTTCAGCGACAACAAGGAACTGGAAAACGATTTCTGGCGGTACACCCACACGGACGAGAACAGCGATCGTGTGGGCGAGTTTGCCATTGGAACAAATATTGAGCTAAAGGGCGTGATCGGGCATATCCTGCAGGACGAAAAGCTGCCAGGAATTCATATCGCATTTGGCAATCCTTATGGCGAGCATACGGGAGCCGACTGGTACTCCTCAACGCACATTGATGTCGTGGGAACGAACTTCGACATCTGGGTGGATGGTCTGCCGATCATGCGGCGTGGTCAATTCCTGATCGAGGCGTAG